A genomic segment from Callithrix jacchus isolate 240 chromosome 8, calJac240_pri, whole genome shotgun sequence encodes:
- the GPX2 gene encoding glutathione peroxidase 2 has product MAFIAKSFYDLSAISLDGEKVDFNTFRGRAVLIENVASLUGTTTRDFTQLNELQCRFPRRLVVLGFPCNQFGHQENCQNEEILNSLKYVRPGGGYQPTFTLVQKCEVNGQNEHPVFAYLKDKLPYPYDDPFSLMTDPKFIIWSPVRRSDVAWNFEKFLIGPEGEPFRRYSRTFPTINIEPDIKRLLKVAI; this is encoded by the exons ATGGCTTTCATTGCCAAGTCCTTCTACGACCTCAGTGCCATCAGCCTGGATGGGGAGAAGGTAGATTTCAATACGTTCCGGGGCAGGGCTGTGCTGATAGAGAATGTGGCTTCGCTCTGAGGCACAACCACCCGGGACTTCACCCAGCTCAACGAGCTGCAATGTCGCTTTCCTCGGCGCTTGGTGGTCCTTGGCTTCCCTTGCAACCAATTTGGACATCAG GAGAATTGTCAGAATGAGGAGATCCTGAACAGTCTCAAGTATGTCCGCCCTGGGGGTGGATACCAGCCCACCTTCACCCTTGTCCAAAAATGTGAGGTGAATGGGCAGAACGAGCATCCTGTCTTCGCCTATCTGAAGGACAAGCTCCCCTACCCTTATGATGACCCCTTTTCCCTCATGACCGATCCCAAGTTCATCATTTGGAGCCCTGTGCGCCGCTCAGATGTGGCCTGGAACTTTGAGAAATTCCTCATAGGGCCGGAGGGAGAGCCCTTCCGACGCTACAGCCGCACCTTCCCAACCATCAACATTGAGCCTGACATCAAGCGCCTCCTTAAAGTGGCCATATAG